In Cucurbita pepo subsp. pepo cultivar mu-cu-16 chromosome LG10, ASM280686v2, whole genome shotgun sequence, the DNA window ATCTGTTCATAAGGTGTGTGATGAATTTCTTGAAAAGATTATTAATGAACATCTTGAGGCCACGGATGGAAAGAGGACCAAGGACTTTGTTGATGTCATGTTGGACCTTATACATTCCCAACAATCGGGGTATCAAATTGATCGTTCTTCCATTAAAGCTATAATGCTCGTAagtttttcaattctcttttaaaaatgtttgttGAAACCACTGCACCTAAACGACagtgaaagttctctatttataatcatttactgAGAAATAcagtaaattacaaataatatggaaataacatataggaagtaGTAATATAAGGTAAATATCCTTTATAAtaaacggtcaactatcctttAACATcttaaattcaaacttttaattgaAGCTATAATGCTGTCTTGGATGTTTGCAGGACATACTTGCAGCAGCAATGGATACTTCAGCTACCACGGTCGGATGGGCTATGTCGGAGCTCATTAGACATCCACATATCATGAGGAAAATGCAAGATGAATTAGAAAAAGTGGTTGGTTTGAACAGGCTTGTTGAAGAATCCGATCTCAAAAACTTAGAATACTCGGAAATGGTCGTGAAGGAGATTCTCAGATTGCATCCTCCCGCTCCATTATTGGTTCCACACGAGTCCGTTGAAGATTGTACAGTTGATGATTTTCATATTCCTAAAAAATCACGAATAATAGTAAATGCATGGGCGATTGGACGAGACCCAAGTGCTTGGATTGACCCGGAGAAGTTCATACCCGATAGGTTTATTGGTAGTCAAGTAGATGTGAAAGGAAAGAACTTTCAACTAATTCCATTTGGAGCTGGTCGTCGAAGTTGTCCAGGAATGCAATTGGGATTAATCATGGTTAACTTATTGCTAGCTCAACTTGTACATTGTTTTGATTGGGAGCTTCCAAATGGTATGACACCGTCCGAGCTGGACATGACTgaaaaatttggtttaacttGTCCGAGAGCTCGAGATCTTATGATCGTTCCTTCCTATCGTCTTAATTATTgataatcataaaaaagatACTTGAATAATGTGTATTTTTggattaaattctttttttagagtataaaaaatcatgaaaatttgtatgattaaaaaatagaaacaatattaaaatacgAATGCACCGTTTGTCACAACACAAAcattttttctcttgtttttgaaaattttctagtGATTATAATgggcagaaaaaaaaaaaagagagtggTCACCTAATTATTGTATAATTACATGATTAAATGCATACTTTATTATTAAGTAAATGAATTTAGTCATGTCGAAATAATTAAGTATATGATTCAATTAGGATAATGAATTCAAAATCcccacaattaatttaattaaagactcaattaatcatttttctaataaagacttattaataacaattaaatatttttttaagtttgataGAGAGTCcatgataaaattattttattaacgaaataataattaagtacATAACTAATAGctaattaaatttaagttaattaatagaaaaaaaatcaattattagAGGTAgataattaatacaaaatactaGCTCATTTACCTTGTAATAAAGACAGATTATTTGCTACATAATCAATATAATAAGGATGATATACATTGAAGTACATGATATAAACATCTTCATAATTGCACCATGTGAAATACATTGGTTCTAACGATGGGGACAACAGAGTGCAGATTGGACAAGAAGGTCCAATCAACCACCGGAAAAGATGAACACTGAATCAAAGGAGTGGCTGCGGTGGGTTGGGCTGAGTTGTTACGCAATTGGAAAGGATATCAGTTGATCATGAATATGTTGTACAAAACACAGTGGTCCGTCCAAAAAAGGCAGGCCATGGCAATAAAGCAGTGGGTGAGGAAAAAAGGCCCTCCATAATTGAATCCGACTAATAATACATCTGCCCTCCAtatttatcatatttgatcttttatttcaagtaaatatatatttacgaCTGATTTACTGtgaatatcatatttgactttttagtATACACAACTAtgttgtattcatttattactattttcatttagtgTTCTTTCAGTATcggtaatttatttgattctctaAAGGATTATAAACACAGAAATCCACCACAATTTAAGTTGAgtgattttaacaaatattctcaGTGACGTTAAGAATATTATGTCAAGAACATAGTGGTCCGTTCAAAGAAGGTAGGCCATGGCAAAAAAGCAATGGGTGAGGAAGAAAGGACCATTGataattgaatttgattataaCTCTCACCGTTAGTTtcatagtttaaaaaatggtctgttagggagaggtttccacacactcgTTAGGAatacttcattcccctcttcaaccaatgtgagatctcataattcacccccTTACGGACCTAGCatcttcgttggcaca includes these proteins:
- the LOC111803289 gene encoding cytochrome P450 CYP736A12-like isoform X1, whose product is MAWIWVVTIAGLVLALLSRSWPLKNHRKGKKLPPGPKGFPIVGSLHLLGKLPHRNLHQLSQKYGPIMCMKLGLIPTIIVSSTHAAELFLKTHDLVFASRPSSEASKHILYNQKSLSFSPYSPYWRNMRKMCTLELLNSLKINSFKPMRKQELGLLIESLREAAHNRAAVNLSSKVTSFTTDNVCLMAFGKKYEDKEFDKRGFKSVIQQGLQLVGGVNLGDFIPCIAWLDLQGLSRRMISVHKVCDEFLEKIINEHLEATDGKRTKDFVDVMLDLIHSQQSGYQIDRSSIKAIMLDILAAAMDTSATTVGWAMSELIRHPHIMRKMQDELEKVVGLNRLVEESDLKNLEYSEMVVKEILRLHPPAPLLVPHESVEDCTVDDFHIPKKSRIIVNAWAIGRDPSAWIDPEKFIPDRFIGSQVDVKGKNFQLIPFGAGRRSCPGMQLGLIMVNLLLAQLVHCFDWELPNGMTPSELDMTEKFGLTCPRARDLMIVPSYRLNY
- the LOC111803289 gene encoding cytochrome P450 CYP736A12-like isoform X2, which translates into the protein MAWIWVVTIAGLVLALLSRSWPLKNHRKGKKLPPGPKGFPIVGSLHLLGKLPHRNLHQLSQKYGPIMCMKLGLIPTIIVSSTHAAELFLKTHDLVFASRPSSEASKHILYNQKSLSFSPYSPYWRNMRKMCTLELLNSLKINSFKPMRKQELGLLIESLREAAHNRAAVNLSSKVTSFTTDNVCLMAFGKKYEDKEFDKRGFKSVIQQGLQLIINEHLEATDGKRTKDFVDVMLDLIHSQQSGYQIDRSSIKAIMLDILAAAMDTSATTVGWAMSELIRHPHIMRKMQDELEKVVGLNRLVEESDLKNLEYSEMVVKEILRLHPPAPLLVPHESVEDCTVDDFHIPKKSRIIVNAWAIGRDPSAWIDPEKFIPDRFIGSQVDVKGKNFQLIPFGAGRRSCPGMQLGLIMVNLLLAQLVHCFDWELPNGMTPSELDMTEKFGLTCPRARDLMIVPSYRLNY